In the genome of Pseudomonas lalucatii, the window AGCCCCAGATCACGTCTTCCACCTCGGCCGGGTCGACCTTGGCGTTGCGCTCCAGCAGCTTGCTGATCAGCTGCGCCGACATGGTCTCGGCACGGGTGTTGCGGTGCATGCCGCCCTTGGAACGACCCATCGGGGTACGACCGAAGTCGACGATCACTGCATCTCTAGGATTCAGGCTCATAAATTCACTCTCGCTCTAGTCGTTGCGCGCTTAACCGAAGAACTTCTGGCCATTGGCGGCCATTTCGCGAAGCTTGGCGGTCGGCTGGTACAGCGCGCCCAGGTCGGCGTACTTGTCGGCCAGGGCCACGAATTCGGCGACTCCGACGCTGTCGATGTAGCGCAGCGCGCCCCCGCGGAAGGGCGGGAAGCCGATGCCGTAGATCAGGCCCATGTCGGCCTCGGCGGCGGTCTCGACGATGCCGTCCTCCAGGCAGCGCACGGTTTCCATGCACAGCGGGATCATCATGAAGTTGATGATGTCCTCATCGGTCACTTCACGCTGCTCGCGGACGATGGACTTGAGCAGCTCGTAGGCCTGCGGGTCGATGACCTTCTTCGGCTTGCCGCGCTTGTCGGTCTCGTAGGCATAGAAGCCCTTGCCGTTCTTCTGGCCCAGACGATCCGCTTCGTACATCACATCAACCGCGGTGCGACCTTCGACCGCCATGCGATCCGGGAAGCCTTCGGCCATGACGTCGCGACCATGGTGACCGGTGTCGATACCGACCACGTCGGACAGATAAGCCGGGCCCATTGGCCAGCCGAATTTCTCCATGACTTTATCGATGCGCTGGAAGTCGACACCGAGCTCAAGCAACTTGGAGAAGCCACCGAAGTACGGGAACAGCACGCGGTTGACCAGGAAGCCCGGGCAGTCGTTGACCACGACCGGGGTCTTGCCCATCTTCTTGGCGTAGGCCACGGTGGTGGCCACTGCCACTTCGCTGGACTTCTCCCCGCGGATGACTTCGACCAGCGGCATCATGTGCACCGGGTTGAAGAAGTGCATGCCGACGAAGTTTTCCGGACGCTTGAGCGCCTTGGCCAGCAGGCTGATGGAGATGGTCGAGGTGTTGGAGGCGAGGATCGCGCTCTCGCCGACGGCCGCTTCCACTTCGGCCAGCACGGCCTGCTTGACCTTGGGGTTCTCGACCACGGCCTCGACGACGATGTCGACGTTGCCGAAATCGCCATAGGACATGGTCGGACGGATGGCGTTGAGCGCCTCGGCCATCTTCGCCGGCGTCAGGCGGCCCTTCTCGACGCGCTTGCCGAGCAGCTTGGAGGCCTCGTTGAGGCCCATCTGGATACCCTCTTCGCGGATATCCTTCATCAGGATCGGCGTGCCCTTGACCGCCGACTGGTAGGCGATGCCGCCACCCATGATGCCGGCGCCGAGTACGGCCGCCAGTTTCACGTCCCGGGCGATCTCGTCGTGGTGCTTGGCCTTCTTCTTCAGCTCCTGATCATTGAGGAACAGGCCGATCAGGCTCTCGGCCACTGAGGTCTTGGCCAGCTTGACGAAGCCGGCGGCTTCGACTTCCAGCGCCTTGTCGCGACCGAAGTTGGCGGCCTTCTGGATGGTCTTGATGGCCTCGACCGGCGCCGGGTAGTTCGGGCCGGCCTGGCCTGCGACGAAACCCTTGGCGGTCTCGAAGCACATCATCTGCTCGATGGCGTTGAGCTTGAGCTTGTCCAGCTTCGGCTGGCGCTTGGCCTTGTGGTCCAGCTCGCCGGCAATGGCGCGCTTGACCAGGTCCAGGGCTGCTGCCTGGAGCTTGTCGGCGCCGACCACGACATCGACGGCACCCACTTTCAGGGCGTCGTCCGCGCGATTTTCCTTGCCGGCGGCGATCCACTCCACCGCGTTGTCGGTACCGATCAGGCGCGGCAGGCGCACGGTGCCGCCGAAGCCGGGGTAGATGCCCAGCTTGACTTCCGGCAGGCCCACCTTGGCGCTGTCGGCCATGACCCGGTAATCCGCGGCCAGGCACATCTCGAAACCGCCACCCAGGGCGATGCCGTTGATGACCGCGACGGTCGGCACGCCGAGGTCTTCGAAATCACTGAAGATCTTGTTGGCTTCCAGGTTGCCCGCCACCAGCTCCTCGTCAGGCAGCTTGAAGTTGTCGACGAATTCGGTGATATCGGCGCCGACGATGAACACGTCCTTGCCACTGGTGACAATCACGCCCTTGATCGAGTCATCGGCCTTGATCGCATCAACCGACTGACGCAGTTCGTTCAGGGTTAGGCGGTTGAACTTGTTGACGGATTCACCCTTGAGGTCGAATTTCAGTTCGACGATGCCACTCTCAAGAGCCGTAACCGTGATGGCTTTACCTTCGTAAATCATCAACTGATCTCCACGGTATGGAAGCTGAACAGTACACATCGGAGCCAACCAGTGGGCTTGTCCCACGGCACTGCCGTCGAGAATAGCCCCAAGCCGCCTGGCACACCCGCCGACGCGATATTCGGACTGTAAAGGCGCCGCCGCTTCAGGCAAACGCTCAATTCATACGCCCGTTTGATTTGGGTGTGCACACCATCGGGGAAAAGCCGCGAATTGTCAATCGGCCGAGCGCTTCCCGCCCTCCGCGAGCCCCGGCCTGGAGCGCCGCTGGGCCGAAGAGCCCGCGCCAGACGGAGCAGAACGGCCGATCAGCGGTGTCGATCCCCCGTCATTCGCCGGAGCCTCGCATCGGCGAATGTGAAGCAGCGCATGCCTGGAAAAATAAAATATCTCCGGGTACAGTCGTCCCACTACGCCCCGGCATGACTGGCGCGTAACCACAACAAAAACAAAATACCCCCAGAGGGGCACACGGAGTTCCCATGTCGAGCCGACTGCTTGCCATTTCCCTGAGCACCCTGCTCGCCACCGGCCTGACGCTGTTCAGCAGCGCCAGCCAGGCCGCCGACGCCGCCAGCAACCTGCTCGCCCTGCACCAGCTGCGCCTGGCCGCGCAGAAGAGTCTGGGCGATTTCTACATGTACAACGCCATGGAGGGCGATCAGCGTTACGCGCGGCTGATCGACCAGTCCCAGACCCAGGCCAGTCAACACCTGCAGGCCCTCGCCGAGATGCCGGGAGAGGGCTCGCGCGTCCTGCTTGCCCAACTCGACGAACAGTGGCGAGACTACCGGAGCGCGCTCGACAGGCTGATCAAGGCCTTGAAACAGCAGGGATACACCGACCTGCAGCCGGTAGCCGATCTGGGCGCCAGCAACCAGCAACTGCTGGCCCTGAGCAACGCGCTCTACAGCAAGATCGAACAGGAAAGCCAGTTCAAGGTAGCGCCCCTGACCCAGCAGAGCCGCGATCAGAGCCTGCTGATGCAGGCCATCGCGGTGGACTACGCCGCACGCAACGCTTCGGTGGGGGCTACGTTCATGGGCGGCGGCGAGGTCCGCCCTATCGAGGAAATGGTCGACCAGTTCGCCGCGGGCCTGGCGAACCTGCAGCAAGCCACGCGAAACGACACACAGCTCAAACAGACCTTGAGCACCGTCGGCACCAAGTGGCGCTACATCGAGAAATCGTTGATGAACTATAACGAGAACAGCGTGCCCTTCCTCGTCAACAAGTACTCGGACAGCATCATCGAGGGGCTCGAGCGCGTCTCCGCCCAGTATGCGGCCACCCGCTCGTAAGCCCGGCCCCCTCGGCGTGCCGCATACAAGCTTTCCGGCCTGCCTGGCCAACCCTGCGGCCCGGCGCTTGCGTCGGGCCCTTCTTTATCCCCTAGGCGCGCGCCCGCAGGAAGTCGTTGACTCTCTGCAGCGCGTCGTCCTGCCCACGCTCGCCCCAGCACAGCGCCACCATCTGCGGCGAGGCTTCGACCTTGAACACATCGGCAGGCAGCTGCGCCAGCTGCTCGACCAGGGACGCCTCGGCGCAGGGCTCGCGCCATTGGTTCAGCCATCGCCCCGGCTCCGCCTGCCAGTAGCACCAGCTGTCCGCATGCCCGCGGCGGCGCCCCAGGTGGTACTGGGCGCAGGCGCCCGGAGGCTGCTCGGCCAACCAGTGCGGCCACTCCTGGCGCGACAACTGCATCGCCAGCCCCAGGCGCCGCGCCTGCAGACGCACGTCCATCTGCCCACGCTGACGCCGCGACGGAATCAGCCAGCTCAGCGGGCTGAGCACGCAAGCCAGAAGCAACAGTGCTATCCACAGGGTCATCGGATTGTTCTCGCAGGCAAAAGCCTGTCGCCAGCCGTCAATACAGTCATACTTACTCTCAACGCTTGTCCATTCGAGGAGTCACCCCATGCCCTACCAGCACATCCTGGTTGCCGTCGACCTGACCGAGGAATGCGACCCGGTCATGCAGCGTGCGCAGAAACTGGCCGCCAGCAGCCACGCCAAGCTGTCCGTGGTGCACGTCGTCGAGCCCATGGCCATGGCCTTTGGCGGTGACGTGCCGATGGACCTGTCGATGCTGCAACAGCAGCAGTTCGACCAGGCCCGCGAGCGCCTGG includes:
- the fadB gene encoding fatty acid oxidation complex subunit alpha FadB, with amino-acid sequence MIYEGKAITVTALESGIVELKFDLKGESVNKFNRLTLNELRQSVDAIKADDSIKGVIVTSGKDVFIVGADITEFVDNFKLPDEELVAGNLEANKIFSDFEDLGVPTVAVINGIALGGGFEMCLAADYRVMADSAKVGLPEVKLGIYPGFGGTVRLPRLIGTDNAVEWIAAGKENRADDALKVGAVDVVVGADKLQAAALDLVKRAIAGELDHKAKRQPKLDKLKLNAIEQMMCFETAKGFVAGQAGPNYPAPVEAIKTIQKAANFGRDKALEVEAAGFVKLAKTSVAESLIGLFLNDQELKKKAKHHDEIARDVKLAAVLGAGIMGGGIAYQSAVKGTPILMKDIREEGIQMGLNEASKLLGKRVEKGRLTPAKMAEALNAIRPTMSYGDFGNVDIVVEAVVENPKVKQAVLAEVEAAVGESAILASNTSTISISLLAKALKRPENFVGMHFFNPVHMMPLVEVIRGEKSSEVAVATTVAYAKKMGKTPVVVNDCPGFLVNRVLFPYFGGFSKLLELGVDFQRIDKVMEKFGWPMGPAYLSDVVGIDTGHHGRDVMAEGFPDRMAVEGRTAVDVMYEADRLGQKNGKGFYAYETDKRGKPKKVIDPQAYELLKSIVREQREVTDEDIINFMMIPLCMETVRCLEDGIVETAAEADMGLIYGIGFPPFRGGALRYIDSVGVAEFVALADKYADLGALYQPTAKLREMAANGQKFFG